From a region of the Arachis ipaensis cultivar K30076 chromosome B09, Araip1.1, whole genome shotgun sequence genome:
- the LOC107618136 gene encoding putative disease resistance protein RGA1 has protein sequence MAEALLGIVLDNLIPLVQSEFAAFFGIKEKAEELSRTLELIKAVLDDAEQKQWSNRPLKVWLQQLKDAMYVLDDILDQLPTQSSQLGCLTSLNPKKVMHRRELGQKLNEIIGRLDRIAQARTNFDLRQGVRERPSEVVEWRQTSSTIAVPQVYGRDEDKGRVVEFLLSPSRSSEFLSVYPIVGFGGLGKTTLVQLVYNDPEVGNNFDLKIWVCVSENFTVKSILCSIVEAITNVKSEGMALDVMEKKVKELLQSKKYLLVLDDVWKRSQEMELGLTQDKWDKLRSVLSCGSKGSSILVSTRDKHVATIMGTCQAHYLDRLSDDDCWSLFKLRAFGADREERAELVAIGKEIVRKCGGSPLAALALGGLMQSRSTEKEWVEVQKSEIWSLPDENDIMRVLRLSYSCLAPTLKQCFAFCAIFPKDMEMVKQELIYLWMGNGFISSRPNLEVEDVGNMVWNELYGKSFFQDVRVDDFSGKIYFKMHDLVHDLAQSISEQECICLEKQNLNDSSRNPHHIVFHDIDKRQFKKRSVEKAESLRTLYQLNSYGFPFSSRLIRTNNSLRVLCIYGRKIPSFGSLTCLRYLELSDLNIKCLPASICNLGRLEILKLRQLWRLRCLPKHLTRMQNLRHLIIDHCESLSEMCPNIHKLCELRMLSAYIVKSEKGYSLAELRHLNLGGKLSIKGLGNVSSVSEAEDANLKGKRDLTELSLSWFSINKTKSVVGEEEVLEALQPHSTLKLLTISEYEGLQWPTWMQNNSATHNLVSLRLMDCGKCGHLPPVGKLPFLKELLVRCMDELQYIEEDESYDGVEAMPFPSLEELGLSYLPNVERLMKRETTHMFPSLSKLYICKCPKLQLPCLPHVKILDVMECSNEQLKSISNLNSLNELYLNLNDEVSCFPEGMLNNMTSLATLEIKYFSELKELPSDITKLTALSDLTISKCGKLECLPEQGLEGLSSLRKLSIHYCKSLGSLPHGVRHLTSLQSLSIRGCPMLKERCKQGTGEDWHKIAHVPDLDI, from the coding sequence ATGGCGGAGGCCTTGCTTGGAATTGTGCTGGATAACTTGATCCCTTTGGTCCAGAGTGAATTTGCAGCCTTTTTTGGAATCAAGGAAAAGGCTGAAGAGCTGTCACGCACTTTAGAACTCATCAAAGCTGTTCTTGATGATGCCGAGCAGAAACAATGGTCTAATCGTCCTCTGAAGGTGTGGCTGCAGCAGCTTAAAGATGCAATGTATGTGCTGGATGATATCCTTGATCAGTTGCCTACTCAATCCTCTCAACTTGGGTGCTTAACTTCTTTGAACCCAAAGAAGGTGATGCATCGTCGTGAACTTGGACAGAAGTTGAATGAGATAATAGGGAGGTTGGATCGAATTGCTCAAGCTAGGACCAACTTTGATCTTAGACAAGGTGTGAGGGAGAGGCCAAGTGAAGTAGTTGAATGGCGCCAAACTAGCTCAACTATCGCCGTTCCTCAAGTGTACGGACGAGATGAAGATAAAGGGAGAGTTGTGGAGTTTCTTCTTAGCCCATCACGAAGCTCCGAGTTCCTTTCCGTCTATCCCATTGTTGGCTTTGGTGGTCTCGGGAAAACAACACTTGTTCAGCTGGTCTACAACGATCCAGAAGTAGGTAACAATTTTGATTTGAAGATTTGGGTGTGTGTTTCTGAGAATTTCACTGTCAAGAGTATTTTGTGTTCCATTGTAGAAGCTATCACAAATGTTAAGTCTGAGGGTATGGCTTTAGATGTAATGGAGAAAAAAGTGAAAGAATTGCTACAAAGTAAAAAGTATTTACTGGTTTTGGATGATGTATGgaaaagaagccaagaaatggAATTGGGATTAACCCAAGACAAATGGGATAAATTAAGATCCGTGTTGTCTTGTGGATCTAAAGGCTCCTCCATTTTAGTATCCACTCGTGATAAGCATGTTGCAACAATTATGGGAACATGCCAAGCTCATTATTTGGACCGTCTATCCGATGATGATTGTTGGTCCTTGTTTAAACTGCGCGCATTTGGAGCTGACAGAGAAGAGCGTGCAGAGCTTGTAGCAATAGGGAAGGAGATAGTCAGGAAATGTGGAGGATCACCTCTTGCAGCACTGGCATTAGGAGGTTTGATGCAATCCAGAAGCACGGAAAAGGAATGGGTTGAAGTTCAGAAAAGTGAGATTTGGAGTTTACCAGATGAGAATGATATTATGCGTGTCTTGAGATTAAGCTACTCTTGTTTAGCGCCAACTCTAAAGCAGTGTTTTGCTTTCTGTGCCATATTTCCAAAAGATATGGAAATGGTGAAGCAAGAATTGATTTATCTTTGGATGGGTAATGGATTTATTTCATCCCGGCCAAACTTGGAGGTGGAGGATGTTGGCAACATGGTTTGGAATGAATTATATGGAAAGTCATTCTTCCAAGATGTCAGGGTTGATGACTTTTCTGGCAAGATTTATTTCAAGATGCATGATTTAGTCCATGATCTTGCTCAATCAATTTCAGAGCAAGAGTGTATATGCTTGGAGAAACAAAACCTTAATGATTCTTCAAGAAACCCCCATCATATTGTTTTTCACGACATTGATAAAAGGCAATTCAAGAAGAGATCCGTTGAGAAAGCTGAATCCTTGCGGACATTGTATCAATTGAATTCATATGGATTTCCTTTCAGTTCTAGATTGATTCGAACAAATAATTCTCTTCGGGTTTTGTGCATATATGGTAGAAAGATACCATCTTTTGGGAGTTTAACTTGCTTGAGGTATTTGGAACTTAGTGATTTGAATATAAAGTGCTTGCCTGCTAGTATTTGCAATTTGGGTAGATTGGAAATCTTGAAACTAAGACAATTGTGGAGGCTTCGCTGTCTACCGAAACACTTGACGAGGATGCAAAATCTCCGACATCTTATCATTGATCATTGTGAGTCACTATCTGAAATGTGTCCAAACATTCACAAACTGTGTGAATTGAGAATGCTAAGTGCATACATTGTGAAATCAGAGAAAGGGTATAGTTTGGCAGAATTACGTCATTTGAATCTGGGAGGAAAGCTAAGCATCAAAGGCCTGGGAAATGTCAGCAGTGTATCTGAAGCTGAAGATGCCAATTTGAAGGGTAAACGAGACCTCACAGAATTGAGCTTGTCATGGTTCAGCATTAATAAGACGAAGTCGGTTGTCGGAGAAGAAGAAGTACTTGAAGCGCTTCAACCTCACTCCACACTCAAGCTGTTGACGATAAGTGAGTATGAGGGATTACAATGGCCAACTTGGATGCAAAACAATTCTGCTACCcacaatttagtttctcttcgaCTTATGGATTGTGGAAAGTGCGGGCATCTTCCTCCAGTGGGAAAACTTCCATTTCTGAAGGAGCTTCTGGTAAGATGCATGGATGAACTGCAGTACATTGAGGAAGATGAAAGTTATGATGGTGTTGAAGCAATGCCATTCCCATCTTTGGAGGAATTGGGTTTGTCCTACTTGCCAAACGTGGAGAGGTTGATGAAACGGGAAACAACACACATGTTCCCCTCTCTTTCTAAACTGTATATCTGTAAATGCCCTAAACTGCAATTGCCGTGTCTTCCACATGTTAAAATACTCGATGTTATGGAATGTAGCAATGAGCAACTGAAGTCAATCTCTAATCTCAACAGTCTTAATGAACTATATCTTAATCTAAATGATGAAGTGTCGTGCTTCCCAGAAGGAATGCTGAACAACATGACCTCTCTTGCAACTCTGGAAATAAAATATTTCAGTGAATTGAAGGAACTGCCATCTGACATCACAAAACTCACTGCTTTGTCTGATCTAACCATCAGTAAATGTGGTAAGCTGGAGTGTTTACCAGAACAGGGTTTGGAAGGCTTATCTTCACTTCGAAAACTGTCAATTCATTACTGTAAGAGTTTGGGATCCTTGCCTCATGGTGTCCGGCACTTAACTTCACTTCAATCTTTGAGTATTCGTGGCTGCCCAATGTTGAAAGAGCGGTGTAAGCAAGGAACAGGGGAGGATTGGCACAAGATAGCACATGTTCCTGATTTAGATATCTAG
- the LOC107619031 gene encoding uncharacterized protein LOC107619031 — protein sequence MGFGILRNLIRPLSISSSTALTSRITTAAATTTTPFRGLLFASPKQDPCFFKTHQWNLPLSNHLHSLTDTRFPKRRPADKSRRKRASLKPQGPYAWVEHTPGETILPNKPNEGSIKRRNEKKRMRLRRAFILAERKKRIAQMKEAKRRKNMKRIERKMAAVAREREWAQRLAELQRLEAEKKKSMA from the exons ATGGGATTCGGAATCCTCAGAAACCTCATTCGCCCTCTCTCAATCTCATCATCAACTGCCCTAACCTCTCGCATAACAACCGCCGCCGCCACCACAACGACGCCGTTTCGTGGCCTCCTTTTCGCATCTCCGAAGCAAGATCCCTGCTTCTTCAAAACGCACCAATGGAATCTTCCCCTTTCGAACCATCTCCATAGCTTGACTGACACGCGCTTCCCCAAACGCCGTCCCGCTGATAAATCGCGCCGAAAGAGAGCCTCCTTGAAACCCCAAG GGCCTTATGCTTGGGTTGAGCATACTCCTGGCGAAACCATTCTTCCGAATAAGCCAAACGAAGGGAGTATCAAGAGGAGGAACGAGAAGAAACGCATGAGGCTGCGCCGTGCTTTTATTTTG GCAGAAAGGAAGAAAAGGATAGCTCAGATGAAAGAAGCTAAACGGagaaaaaatatgaagaggatAGAGCGCAAAATGGCAGCAGTTGCAAGAGAAAGAGAGTGGGCACAAAGGCTGGCAGAGCTGCAGAGACTCGAGGCAGAGAAGAAAAAATCCATGGCCTGA